A region of Ferruginibacter albus DNA encodes the following proteins:
- a CDS encoding polysaccharide biosynthesis/export family protein: protein MLQQSGIDPTQMTQQNFRKYFDDNNSKKPSNGADINKSNTEDVKKNENKTLDHDSTQKDNIKAEAYNPEQTYGANVFQNTATYNVGELSTPPLDYPIGVGDHIIVALWGGGEYQEDYIVAKDGSIFPAGLGKIMVQGLKFEAARALIYSRFKSVVPASTNVEITLGEPRSINVNVGGEVANPGPVTISAFSNAFNVIGLAGGITQFGNLREIQIKRNGRVIDRLDVYKYLTSGDIGSHIYLQNNDFVLVTFYEKKVFATGQFKRPMYYQLKKEEGLKDLIRYSGGFTPDAFTSDVKVIRTEKESQVIKDVNATAILNITNQDFALSDGDIVKADLIRPGITNKVELKGEVAYPGNYELRKGDHLFDVINRAGGITKNTYLQRAFVFRGSTGDSTSIKSDRLEIDLTDINKDRFSLANPNNILLEPNDIIQLFASNEFLDEEYVEISGEVRKPGKVRRYGGMTLQDLLYLSGGLKSSAEFGRLEISSIVDMDSAKQGLKPTRTVIQSYAVLSNLALDSVASHIMLKPYDQVFVRKNPTFQFQENVQLLGLFKYPGQYSKLNKNERLSSYVNRAGGVRENADLSGAILFRNKTDLFRESIINNGRSDSSLIGMREPVSIDLEKALRSPNSKNDVVLQENDVIYLPEINPFVRVQGKVQSPLKITFDSDHKKLLYYIDKAGGFGIRPWRKRIYVTYANGKSKRTTNIFFIHFYPKVDHGSVITVPERPQGTDVGNVVVQGITATIPIIIGGFIFKYIK from the coding sequence GTGTTGCAGCAAAGTGGAATTGATCCCACACAAATGACACAACAAAATTTCAGAAAATATTTTGATGACAACAATAGTAAAAAGCCATCAAATGGTGCTGATATTAATAAATCAAATACAGAGGATGTAAAGAAGAATGAGAATAAAACACTCGATCACGACAGCACGCAAAAAGATAATATCAAAGCAGAGGCTTATAATCCTGAACAAACATATGGGGCCAATGTATTTCAAAACACAGCAACTTATAATGTCGGCGAATTATCTACTCCTCCATTAGATTACCCGATAGGCGTCGGTGATCATATTATAGTGGCGCTATGGGGCGGTGGTGAATACCAGGAAGATTATATTGTTGCAAAAGACGGCTCTATTTTTCCTGCCGGTCTTGGAAAAATAATGGTGCAGGGCTTAAAATTTGAAGCCGCACGTGCTTTGATTTATTCACGTTTTAAAAGCGTAGTGCCTGCCAGTACAAATGTAGAAATTACTTTAGGAGAGCCGAGATCGATCAATGTAAATGTAGGTGGGGAAGTGGCAAACCCGGGTCCTGTAACTATTTCGGCGTTTTCCAATGCATTTAATGTAATAGGATTGGCGGGTGGCATTACTCAATTTGGTAATTTAAGAGAGATACAAATTAAACGAAACGGAAGAGTGATCGATAGGCTGGATGTATATAAATATCTTACCTCAGGAGATATAGGCTCGCATATCTATCTTCAAAATAATGATTTTGTTTTAGTGACTTTTTATGAAAAGAAGGTGTTTGCAACAGGTCAGTTTAAAAGACCTATGTATTATCAATTAAAAAAAGAAGAAGGCTTAAAAGACCTAATCAGGTATTCAGGTGGTTTTACACCGGATGCTTTTACTTCTGATGTTAAAGTAATTCGCACTGAAAAAGAAAGCCAGGTGATCAAAGATGTTAATGCTACTGCCATTCTCAATATAACTAATCAAGACTTTGCGTTAAGCGATGGTGATATTGTAAAAGCAGATCTGATACGCCCGGGTATAACCAACAAAGTGGAATTAAAAGGTGAAGTAGCTTATCCCGGTAATTATGAATTAAGAAAAGGAGATCATTTGTTTGATGTGATAAACCGTGCAGGTGGCATTACTAAAAATACATATTTGCAAAGAGCATTTGTATTTCGTGGAAGTACAGGAGACTCTACTTCTATAAAATCAGACAGGTTGGAAATAGACTTAACAGATATAAATAAAGATCGGTTTAGTCTTGCCAACCCAAATAATATTTTATTAGAACCTAATGACATTATACAACTGTTCGCTTCTAATGAATTTTTAGATGAAGAGTATGTAGAGATTTCCGGTGAGGTGCGCAAACCGGGGAAAGTAAGAAGATATGGAGGTATGACCTTACAAGACCTTCTTTATTTATCCGGTGGATTAAAATCATCAGCTGAGTTTGGCAGGCTGGAAATATCTAGCATTGTAGATATGGATTCAGCCAAGCAAGGATTAAAACCTACGCGGACAGTTATACAATCTTATGCAGTGCTTTCCAACCTTGCTTTAGATTCTGTAGCATCGCATATAATGCTAAAACCATACGACCAGGTTTTTGTAAGAAAAAATCCAACTTTTCAATTCCAGGAAAATGTACAATTGTTAGGATTGTTTAAGTATCCCGGTCAATATTCTAAACTAAATAAAAATGAACGTCTGTCAAGTTATGTGAATCGTGCAGGAGGAGTAAGAGAAAATGCAGACCTATCCGGCGCTATCTTGTTTAGAAACAAAACCGATCTTTTTAGAGAATCAATTATAAATAATGGACGTTCAGACAGCAGCCTGATAGGCATGAGGGAACCTGTTAGCATTGATCTGGAAAAAGCATTAAGATCCCCCAATTCTAAAAATGATGTAGTACTGCAGGAAAACGATGTTATTTATCTACCTGAAATAAATCCTTTTGTAAGGGTGCAGGGAAAAGTGCAATCTCCGCTTAAAATAACCTTTGACAGCGATCACAAAAAGTTACTATACTATATTGATAAGGCCGGCGGTTTTGGTATTCGTCCCTGGAGAAAAA